The region CGTCGACATGGGGATGGTGCTGACAGCGCTGAAGCATGACCTGCTTGAAAAAATCGATTACAGCCAGTTTGACAAGAAACTCCATGAACAAGTAGTTAAGGGAACCTTCACGCCTTATGCCGCAGGAACCATGTTTTTTTCCACGGTCATGGCCTATAGAACGGATGTCTTTCCAGACGAGCATCCGAGAACGTGGGCAGAATTCTGGGACGTGAAGCGTTTTCCGGGGCCCCGTTGCTTGATGTCTGGAGTCGGAACCGGCCCTGACTTGGAGTTTGCCGTGTTGGCTGCCGGAGTTCCGATCGACAAGATCTATCCAATAGACCTGGATCTGGCCTTCAAAATGTTTACAAAGATCAGACCCTATGTAGTGAAGTGGTGGGATTCAGGTGCCATCCCACCTCAGCTTCTGGTCGATAAGGAGGTGGTTCTTACCAGTTCTTACCACGGGCGAATCATAAAAATCATGGATGAGGGGGCACCGGTCGCGATCGAGTGGAATCAGGGCGAACTCACGGGCGAGTACTGGTCGATCCTGAAGGGCACGAAGAACTACAAGAGTGCCCTGAAGTTCATCGAATTTGCGACTCAAGCTAGAAACCAGGCAAATTTTGTGAAGTATTATGCTGCTGGCCCGGTGAATCAAAAGGCGTTTGATTTCATAAGCCCCGAACGAGCTAGGACCCTCTGCACGGCTCCTGAGAACGTGAAGGGACAATTTGTCCGGAACGGCAAATGGTGGGGCGAGAACCGGGAGCGTGTGACCGAGGCTTGGCATGAATGGGCGGTTCAAGATTAGTCGAATCTGAGAGCGTAGGGGGGGCGTCCGCCCCCCCGCCGCGGATGGTGCTGACCGTTGGCTGACACGCAAGGCAACAGGTTGAATAATCAACATGGCCGAGGGAGAGCTGACAAGGCTCGTCTTTCCAAATACCGTAAGTTGGCTTTGGAGATCCTCCCCTTCCTGGCATTCCTTTTGGTCTTCTATCTTTTCCCTCTACTAAGGTTGATCAAATTCAGTTTCTTTGATCCAGGATTCACCCTTAAACATTACGTGCATGTTTACAAGGTACCATGCTATCTAAGAGTCTTGTGGACGACCTTGAAGATCAGTCTGATTGTCACGGCAAGTTGCCTCGTCCTTGGTTATCCCCTTGCCTACTTCCTGGTTCATTTGAGGGAGCGAACGCGAAACATCCTTTTCATATTCGTCATTATGCCTTTTTTTACAAGTTTCCTTGTTCGTACCTACGCTTGGATGGCATTGCTGGGAAGAAACGGCGTTATCAACAACCTGCTACGGGCAATGGGAGTGATTACCGTACCGTTGAAACTCATGCACAATATGTTCGGTGTCAATGTGGGAATGACCCATGTCCTCTTGCCTTTCATGATCTTGCCCTTATACAGTGTTATGAAAGGAATCGACCGAAATCTCATAAAAGCCGCGCAGAATCTGGGGGCCACCCCGTATCAGAGTTTCTGGAAGGTTTTCTTCCCCTTGAGCCTGCCTGGAATGGGGGCGGGAATCATTCTCGTATTCATTCTCTCCATAGGGTTCTATATCACGCCGTCCCTGCTGGGTGGCCTCAAGGAGACAATGCTCTCCCAGCTGATCTACAACACGGTGAATGATCTTCTGAACTGGGGCTTTGCTTCTGTCCTTGCCCTTATTTTGATTGTCACGGTTTTGATCATTCTTGGTATCTTCAACCGATTTCTGAGC is a window of Deltaproteobacteria bacterium DNA encoding:
- a CDS encoding ABC transporter permease — encoded protein: MALEILPFLAFLLVFYLFPLLRLIKFSFFDPGFTLKHYVHVYKVPCYLRVLWTTLKISLIVTASCLVLGYPLAYFLVHLRERTRNILFIFVIMPFFTSFLVRTYAWMALLGRNGVINNLLRAMGVITVPLKLMHNMFGVNVGMTHVLLPFMILPLYSVMKGIDRNLIKAAQNLGATPYQSFWKVFFPLSLPGMGAGIILVFILSIGFYITPSLLGGLKETMLSQLIYNTVNDLLNWGFASVLALILIVTVLIILGIFNRFLSLDKIWGS
- a CDS encoding extracellular solute-binding protein yields the protein VDMGMVLTALKHDLLEKIDYSQFDKKLHEQVVKGTFTPYAAGTMFFSTVMAYRTDVFPDEHPRTWAEFWDVKRFPGPRCLMSGVGTGPDLEFAVLAAGVPIDKIYPIDLDLAFKMFTKIRPYVVKWWDSGAIPPQLLVDKEVVLTSSYHGRIIKIMDEGAPVAIEWNQGELTGEYWSILKGTKNYKSALKFIEFATQARNQANFVKYYAAGPVNQKAFDFISPERARTLCTAPENVKGQFVRNGKWWGENRERVTEAWHEWAVQD